Genomic window (Pseudoliparis swirei isolate HS2019 ecotype Mariana Trench chromosome 23, NWPU_hadal_v1, whole genome shotgun sequence):
TACCGGTTCGATCACCTCGGggacatttgatttaatatgtTCATTTTAGAGCTCTCGTCTATtgctggttctcctctctttGACTTGAAGTGTTTAGTTTCCACTGTGCAGACGGAGGAACAGGTTGTTGCCTGGTTACGCTGTTTGGACTATGGCGAGTGCAACGCTCTGCTAAAAATGTTACGTTTGCTTTGTCACAGTTTATGTCATGAGTGCACGTGAATTCGCTCCGTCGGTAACCCgggccttctcttcctctccgtgTGTCTGCAGGTGACCCACATAGAGCTCCTGAGACGAGACTGTGGGACCGGCCGTCTCCCTCCCAGGCCGTCTTCCTGTCCGCCCCTTAAAGGCGATGATTATCAGCTGAGACGCTCCGCACGACTCCACTGTGTGAATGAATCTTTGCCGTAAAGCCGCTGTGCTCTGCCACCCTGTCACCATGAAGAGCAAGTACTCCCAATACTACAACCAGAGCCTGATCCACTCCTACTATGCCTTCGCCAAGAACATGACCACCCAGGAGCTGGCGAAGCGCATCGAGAACAAGAAGCAGCTCACGAGCCTCAACATCGTCATCGTGGTCCTCTGCACCATCATCATCCTGGAGAACCTGCTGGTCCTCATCGCCGTGTTCCGCAACAAGAAGTTCCACTCCGCCATGTTCTTCTTCATCGGCAACCTGGCGTTCTCTGACCTGCTGGCAGGCTCGGCCTACATAGCCAACATTTTCCTGTCGGGCTCGAGGACCTTTGACCTGATGCCCGTGCAGTGGTTCATCCGGGAGGGCACGGCGTTCATCGCTCTGGCTGCGTCGGTCTTCAGCTTGCTGGCGATCGCCACGGAGCGCTACATCGCCATCACCAAGGTCAAGGTGTACGGCTCCACCAAAACCTGCCGCATGTTCCTCCTGATAGGAGCCTGTTGGGTCACCTCCATCCTGCTCGGAGGACTTCCCATCATCGGCTGGAACTGCATCAACGACCTCCCCGAATGCTCGGCCGTATTGCCGCTCTACTCTAAGAAGTACATCCTCTTCGTGGTCACCATTTTCAGCCTCATACTACTCTCCATTGTCATCCTCTACGTGAGGATCTATTTGATTGTGCGCTCCAGCCACCAGGAGGCGGCCAACTCGCCCGCCTATGCCCTTTTGAAAACGGTCACAATAGTGCTGGGCGTCTTCATCATGTGTTGGCTGCCCGCGTTTACCATCCTCCTCCTGGATTCATCGTGCAGGATACAGTTCTGCCCCATCCTCTCCAACGCGGACATCTTTTTTGGCTTCGCCACGCTGAACTCGGCGCTGAACCCCGTGATCTACACGCTGCGCAGCAAGGACATGAGGAAGGAGTTCCTGCGCGTGTTGTGCTGCTGGGGGGTGCTGCAGAGCGGGCGGCCGGCCGACCGGTGTCTGGTCCCTCTGAAGAGCTCCAGCTCTCTGGAACACTGCACCCACAaacatgaacaccagaccaCACCAATCATGCAGGACTGTACCACCTGTGTCTGACACGGTGCAAAcacattagagagagagagtgtgtgcatgtctgtgtgtgtgtgtgtgtgtgtgtgtgtgtgcgtgcgtgcgtgcgagtgtgcatgtgtggaagAAGAGAGGCCGTGCTGTGATGGAGAGACGTTAAAAGAGACACTCTGGACTGAGACGCCTGGCAGGGCGACAACGCGGGCCTTTTTCTTGTTACAATCAAAAAGTGTGTGAATTCACAATCTGCATTCGATTGATTGCGGCGGGTGTAAAAACGAAAGAGGGAACCAATTCAGCAAGAGGGAACTGTCAGAAATGTGAAAatagcttcttttcttttcatcgaTACTCTCATTAATTAAGATGGAGTTGCAAACCATTTTCATGTATATGCCTGTcgtcttgtttttctttctaaacATGTAAACTCCTATTAAGAGGCACGATTAGAAACTGTAACGTGCATACTATCGTAGTTATGGCGAGTTGTTTTCGGTCCCTTCGGGAACTGCAGCTGTGCAAAGTTGCACCTGTAGATTACTTCAAAGGCTGTTGTCTTTTGTACGGTTGAACCACATTACCCTCCTATAGTGATTTGTGTAaacatcagacacacagatcCACCACTTGCTCTTCACAGGGCTGGAGACACTGATCAGCTCCACTGAAGCCAAGTTACCACGAGTGCTCCCTCAACTAAAACCAGGGCTATATATTCCCCATATAACCTTGCTTAAACCATTTGATTAACTACAAAAGGAATTACATAATCTGCTTTACATAAATTACATAATGCATGAAAATTCTAACTTATTTGTAAGTGCTAATGTATGTATGATATATTCCAGCTCCAGCTTCCATCACCACCCTTCCCTCGTCTGGTCTCATAATCTGCCCCTCTTGCTTTTACTGTTGTCTTTTGTATCTTAACAGTTTCCGTGGAGGAAGGCCTAATCAGAAAGCACATTTCCTGAAGTGAGTTGGCACTGATGCGTTTCATTCAATGTCAGCTGTCCAGCAGCTTTGACTAATGGGGCCGAGGTCCCGACAGTGTTGTAGCAACAATGTGCCGTCTCAGTTTGTGCCTTCCTCTTGGGGAAATTCGGCTGAATGTATGTATGAAGTGTTTCGGGCGAGCGCTCCATTGTCGACAGTATTATTGATCATCCTTTTTGAATTACCAAGTCATTGACGAGCAGCGAGTGGGATGAACAGGGTAGGTCACTCTCACTGTGAAGTCTGAAATAGCGccatgaacaaaacaaaaaaaacaatgttgtgAACATCCTGGTTTAATTTTCTGGCCATATGCCTTGTGCAGCTAAAGATGTAAACACGTCTCATCTTTCCAAagacacccccccacccctctcctccccaacAAAATACGAGAAGATCCGGTTCCAAATGCACAGGGGGAGGGATCTGCCCTCCAGGGAGGtcaccttcatcctcatctctGACATCCTACAACATGGCACTTCCTCCAGCCACGGGAAGTCCTGTTTTTCATTGTCCGGTTCCTGTTGTTCGGGGTTACGCTAACCGTTTCCCTATGGACACGCATTTAAAACTCGTCTCTCCCTCAGTGTTTTTGATATTGACATTTAGATGACCAAGTAGAAATGGTGAAAAGCACTTTGGCAGCTTCAGTGATGTTTGCTTTCccccagttttttttttcttcaatggaGAGGTATTTGAAACTACGTACCTGTCCCTTCATTGTGTTGCTTGACTCTGTGAtgttttataataaatacatgaataactatgtatgtttgtatgtaagtatgtatgtatttttgtaCAGTATGTATGATTTGTGTTGAAATGTCTTGTGTGCAATAGCCTTTTGTGTCCAATAGCACGCTGCCTGTGTTAAATC
Coding sequences:
- the s1pr2 gene encoding sphingosine 1-phosphate receptor 2, which encodes MNLCRKAAVLCHPVTMKSKYSQYYNQSLIHSYYAFAKNMTTQELAKRIENKKQLTSLNIVIVVLCTIIILENLLVLIAVFRNKKFHSAMFFFIGNLAFSDLLAGSAYIANIFLSGSRTFDLMPVQWFIREGTAFIALAASVFSLLAIATERYIAITKVKVYGSTKTCRMFLLIGACWVTSILLGGLPIIGWNCINDLPECSAVLPLYSKKYILFVVTIFSLILLSIVILYVRIYLIVRSSHQEAANSPAYALLKTVTIVLGVFIMCWLPAFTILLLDSSCRIQFCPILSNADIFFGFATLNSALNPVIYTLRSKDMRKEFLRVLCCWGVLQSGRPADRCLVPLKSSSSLEHCTHKHEHQTTPIMQDCTTCV